In Populus nigra chromosome 10, ddPopNigr1.1, whole genome shotgun sequence, the following proteins share a genomic window:
- the LOC133704648 gene encoding polygalacturonase At1g48100-like: MEIIRGFFAICIGVSLLLYNSSNVEGRYHYHKPKNKSSNNIGSPVSPPPDDTPDPQNPVAPSSPSNPPSIPSDPYPNDPGNTSSGGIFNVMDYGAVGDGSTDDTDAFRQAWKEACGAESGVILAPSGHSFMITSTIFTGPCKPGLVFQVDGYLMPPDGPDCWPEKDSTKQWLVFYRLDGMTLTGKGTIEGNGEKWWDLPCKPHRSPNGSTSKGPCDSPALIRFFMSSNLAVSGLRIQNSPQFHMKFDGCEGVLIEKLSISSPKLSPNTDGIHIENTKAVGIYDSSISNGDDCISIGTGCSNVDIDGLTCGPSHGISIGSLGVHHSQACVRNITVRNSVIKESDNGLRIKTWQGGTGCVSDINFENIQMENVRNCMNIDQYYCLSKACLNETSAVYVTGVTYRNIKGTYDVRTPPIHFACSDTVACTDIILSEVELLPEEGELMDDPFCWNAYGTQETVTIPPINCLREGQPESQGEVSSAGC, translated from the exons atgGAGATCATTCGTGGTTTTTTTGCCATTTGCATTGGGGTGTCCCTTCTGCTTTACAATTCAAGCAATGTAGAAGGAAGGTACCATTACCATAAGCCAAAGAACAAGAGCTCCAACAATATAGGGTCCCCCGTTTCTCCACCCCCTGATGATACCCCGGATCCTCAAAACCCCGTTGCCCCTTCATCCCCTTCTAATCCTCCTTCAATCCCTTCAGACCCTTATCCGAACGATCCTGGAAATACCAGTTCAGGCGGCATTTTCAATGTAATGGATTATGGGGCAGTTGGTGATGGCTCCACTGACGACACCGATGCATTCAGGCAGGCTTGGAAAGAAGCTTGTGGAGCGGAATCTGGTGTTATTCTGGCTCCTTCAGGTCATTCTTTCATGATCACCTCAACTATTTTCACAGGTCCATGCAAGCCAGGACTAGTGTTTCAG GTGGATGGGTACCTGATGCCGCCAGATGGACCGGATTGCTGGCCAGAAAAAGATAGCACAAAGCAATGGCTTGTGTTTTATCGACTTGACGGTATGACTCTCACTGGAAAAGGAACCATTGAAGGAAATGGAGAGAAGTGGTGGGATCTACCCTGCAAACCTCACAGG AGCCCAAATGGATCGACATCAAAAGGACCGTGTGATAGCCCTGCT TTAATTCGCTTTTTCATGAGCTCCAATTTGGCAGTCAGTGGCTTAAGAATCCAGAACAGCCCCCAATTCCATATGAAATTTGATGGCTGTGAAGGAGTTTTGATAGAAAAACTGTCCATATCTTCCCCTAAACTTAGCCCCAATACTGATGGGATTCACATAGAGAACACTAAGGCTGTTGGCATATACGACTCTTCCATTAGCAACG GTGACGATTGCATATCGATCGGGACAGGATGCTCGAATGTTGATATAGATGGTCTCACCTGTGGTCCCAGTCACGGGATTAG CATTGGAAGCCTGGGAGTACACCATTCCCAGGCATGTGTAAGGAACATAACCGTCCGAAATTCAGTAATAAAAGAATCAGACAATGGACTGAGGATCAAGACATGGCAAGGAGGCACGGGTTGCGTATCCGACATAAACTTTGAAAACATCCAAATGGAGAATGTTAGGAACTGCATGAACATAGACCAATACTACTGCCTATCGAAGGCTTGTCTAAATGAGACCTCAGCTGTCTATGTCACAGGCGTTACATACAGGAACATTAAGGGCACATATGATGTTAGAACCCCACCAATACACTTTGCTTGTAGTGACACAGTAGCCTGCACCGATATAATTCTATCAGAGGTTGAGCTTCTCCCTGAAGAAGGTGAATTGATGGATGATCCCTTTTGTTGGAATGCCTATGGAACTCAAGAAACAGTGACTATTCCTCCTATAAATTGCTTAAGAGAAGGACAGCCTGAGAGTCAAGGGGAGGTCTCCTCTGCTGGTTGCTGA